AGCTGGATTAATTTGGTCAATATTAACTCAAAAAATAGAAATTGCTATTTTCTTTTTATGTTGTGTTTTTATCGCAGGCTTATACGGTACATATTCTACTAAAAAACCAAGAATTTTTATAATTCAATCAATACCTGCTTTATTAGGAATTATTTCTTTATTTATATAAATATATTTTACATTTACAGCAAACTAAAAATTGATAAAATGGAACAATACATCGAAAAATTTAAAAACTTATTATTTGAATTCGGACCAAAAGTAATTTCTGCTATGGTTCTTTTAATTGTTGGACTTTGGGTCATTAAAATGATAACCAAGGGTTCTAAAAAATTAATGATTAATCGTAATTTAGATGCTTCTTTACAAGGTTTTTTCTCTAGTTTAATTGGTTGGGGATTAAAAATATTTTTATTTGTTACTGTTGCAGGACAATTAGGAATAGAAACTACTTCTTTTGCCGCAATTATAGCTGCTTTAGGTTTAGCTATTGGTATGGCATTACAAGGTGCTTTATCTAACTTTGCTGGTGGAGCTTTAATTATGGTTTTTAAACCTTTTAAAATTGGTGATTATATTGAAGCACAAGGAGTGCAAGGATCTGTTAAAGAGATTCAAATATTTACTACAAAATTAAATACTATTGATAATAAAGAATTAATTGTTCCTAACGGAATATTATCTAATGGAAACATTATTAATTATTCTTCAGAAGAAAATAGACGTGTTGATTTAGTTTTTGGTGTTTCTTATGATGCTGATATCAAAGAAACCAAAAATGTATTATTAAGTGTATTAAACAACACGCCATATACATTAACAAACCCTGATAAACCTGCTGTTATGGTAAGTGAATTAGCAGAAAGCTCTGTTAATTTTACAACAAGAACTTGGGTAAAATCAGCTGATTATTGGGATGCTTATTTTTATATTACTGAAAATATGAAAATAGAACTTGATAAAGCAGGAATTGAAATACCATATCCTCACGCTGTTGAAATTCAAAAAGAAGCTTAAACTTTCTTTTTTTCAGGAATAGCAACAAAATCTTTTAAATAAAAAGGTTCAAAATAAGCGACATCTTCGATGTCGTTTTTTTTGTACTTATTATAACTTAATAAGGCCATTTGTTTTGCTGATGGAAACTCATCATCTATAAAAATAGCATTATCATTAACAATTACATCTTTACATTTAGCTGCTCCATCACCTAAAAAATAAACTTTTCCTTTTGATAATTCATCTTTAAAAGAATTTTCGTCAATAATTTCGGCCTTTATTTCACGTACTTTTTCATAAGATTTATTGTAAACTGCTGAATACACTTCCATTCTTCGTGCATCTAACATTGGAACAATTACACCTTCTTCTATAGAAATGCTATGTGCTAAAGAAGCTAATGTTTCAATCGATATTAAAGGTTTATCAATAGCAAAACACATTCCTTTAGCTGTTGAAACCCCTATGCGAAGCCCAGTATAAGAGCCTGGTCCTTTACTAACAGCTACTGCATCAATAGCATTTGTAGTTATATTAACTTCTTTTAAAATCTCTTGAATAAAAGGATGTAATTTTTCGGCATGAGAATAATTACCATCATTTAATTCTCTTATTGCTAAAGTTTCTCCGTTTTTTGCTAATGATACCGAACAATTTTTAGTTGCGGTTTCTATATTTAAAATTATTGCCAATTGAAATTTATTTTTTTACAAAGATACATTATAAACAAAAAACCTCATTAAATTTTAATTAATGAGGTTTTAAGTTGTGTTTTATAATTGAAATTAATCAACAATAGATTCCCCAAAATAAAATTTTAATACTTTTACTTTAAATATATAATCATATTTAGAGCGTATCATTACTCCTTGTGCATTTACTAATCGATTACGAACTTGATCAAAATCAAATTGAGTCATTGATCCATAATCATAACTTACTTGAGCATTTTTAAATGCTTCTTTTTGTGCTTCTAAAGATATTTGTGCCGCTTCAAATGTTTTTGCAGCTGCTTTAGCATCTAAAAATGATTTTTCTATTTCTTGTTGTAATTGTAATTTCTGATTTTCTAAAGCAAACTCACTTTGCGCTTTGTTAATTACAGATTTTGCTACTCTATTTTTTGTTTGAAAACCACTAAATATAGGAACACTTAATGATAGTCCTATACCGTAACTTAAATTATTATCTAATTGAGTCGTAAAACCATTTGGAACCGACTTTACAATCTTAGTTATTGGATCTGATACATATGTTACATCAGGCTCTCCAAATACCGTAAAATAAGAAGTACCTGCTCTTGCTGAATACCTTAAAGTAGGTAAATAAGCTCCTTTTGCTAACTTAATATTTAAATCAGCATTATCTAAATTTAACTTTGCTTTATCTATTTCGGGTCTACTAGTTAATGCTTTCTCAAATACTTTTTTTGAAGAATCATACAACAAAGCTGTTGATGGAGAATTTACAATAATAGACGCTATATTAAAATTATCAGATGATACTTGAAGTAATTGTGCTAATGTTAACAAAGCTAAATTCAAGGTATTTTCTTGTATTACAAGATTCTGAACATCATTTGCTGCTGTAGATTGTACATTTAATAAATCTCCTTTAGGAATAACCCCTGCTTCAAATTGTACTTTTGCTCTTGTAATCTGCTTTTTACTAATTTCTGCTTGAGTTTTAGCTACGGCTAAATTTTCTTTAGCAAATAATACATTCAAATACGAGTTTACAACATTTAATGAAATATCATTTTCAATCTTTGCTAAATCGAACTTACTACCTTTAATATTAAGTAATGCTTGTTTTTTGGTATTTATATTTCTAAAACCATTAAAAATAGTTCCT
The Tenacibaculum pacificus DNA segment above includes these coding regions:
- a CDS encoding mechanosensitive ion channel family protein, whose translation is MEQYIEKFKNLLFEFGPKVISAMVLLIVGLWVIKMITKGSKKLMINRNLDASLQGFFSSLIGWGLKIFLFVTVAGQLGIETTSFAAIIAALGLAIGMALQGALSNFAGGALIMVFKPFKIGDYIEAQGVQGSVKEIQIFTTKLNTIDNKELIVPNGILSNGNIINYSSEENRRVDLVFGVSYDADIKETKNVLLSVLNNTPYTLTNPDKPAVMVSELAESSVNFTTRTWVKSADYWDAYFYITENMKIELDKAGIEIPYPHAVEIQKEA
- the tsaB gene encoding tRNA (adenosine(37)-N6)-threonylcarbamoyltransferase complex dimerization subunit type 1 TsaB, with product MAIILNIETATKNCSVSLAKNGETLAIRELNDGNYSHAEKLHPFIQEILKEVNITTNAIDAVAVSKGPGSYTGLRIGVSTAKGMCFAIDKPLISIETLASLAHSISIEEGVIVPMLDARRMEVYSAVYNKSYEKVREIKAEIIDENSFKDELSKGKVYFLGDGAAKCKDVIVNDNAIFIDDEFPSAKQMALLSYNKYKKNDIEDVAYFEPFYLKDFVAIPEKKKV
- a CDS encoding TolC family protein, which produces MKTKIVLFTALFTSLASFSQKQWTLKECVKHALENNITIKQNKLNITLAEKDVEIAKGNFLPNLSLSNSHSSTFGLSSGVSGVNTSQDRYSTNFSLDAGGTIFNGFRNINTKKQALLNIKGSKFDLAKIENDISLNVVNSYLNVLFAKENLAVAKTQAEISKKQITRAKVQFEAGVIPKGDLLNVQSTAANDVQNLVIQENTLNLALLTLAQLLQVSSDNFNIASIIVNSPSTALLYDSSKKVFEKALTSRPEIDKAKLNLDNADLNIKLAKGAYLPTLRYSARAGTSYFTVFGEPDVTYVSDPITKIVKSVPNGFTTQLDNNLSYGIGLSLSVPIFSGFQTKNRVAKSVINKAQSEFALENQKLQLQQEIEKSFLDAKAAAKTFEAAQISLEAQKEAFKNAQVSYDYGSMTQFDFDQVRNRLVNAQGVMIRSKYDYIFKVKVLKFYFGESIVD